The Candidatus Dadabacteria bacterium genomic sequence GCTTGATTACGACGGTTCTCTTGTATCTTTCAAGAATAATCCCCAGGATGCTAAACCTGACCCGGAACTCTATTCCGCGCTCGAGGTTCTTTCCTCGAGAAGAAAGAATGAACTCGTTATCATAAGCGGCAGAGACAGAAAGACTCTTACCAACTGGCTTGGAGAGGTCACAAACGGTCTTGCGGCGGAACACGGTCTCTGGATAAGACGCGGGAAGTGGAAGATGGTAGATATTATCTCGGAAGGATGGAAGGAAGAAATACGACCCATACTGGAAGTGTTTGTCGACAGGACTCCCGGGTCGCTTATCGAGGAGAAAAATTTCTCCCTGGCGTGGCACTACAGAAAAGTTGATCCGGCACTCTCAATCGTGAGGGTGGGGGAGCTTAAGGATATGCTCTCGCACATAACGGCAAATCTTGAGATCGGTGTGCTTGAGGGAAACAAGGTTGTGGAGATCAAAGGCTCTTTCATAAATAAAGGCAAGGCGGCCTCTCAGTGGCTAAAAGGGAAAAAATGGGACCTCATCATATCGATAGGAGATGACTGGACGGATGAGGATATTTTTGAGGAACTCCCCGAAGATGCTTATTCCATAAAGGTGGGTTTCGGACCGTCAAAAGCCAAATACAGAGTCCGCTCAACCGCTGAAGCCAGAGACCTTCTTTTTTCGCTGGCGGAAGCAACCCGCGAGGTGTGAGATCCATTTCCTGAGATCATAGAGAACCGGAGGCAGAGATAATGGAATTTGTAGAAATTGCCGGTACGGAAATCAGTTCGTCGAGGATAGGCCTTGGGACCTGGGCAATGGGAGGATGGCTCTGGGGAGGGAGCGACAGGAAGGAATGCGTCAGGACGATATACGAGGCATTTGATAACGGGGTGAATCTCATTGATACCGCTCCGATTTACGGCTTTGGTGTCTCCGAAGAAATCGTGGGAGAAGCGGTTTCTCAGAGCGGGATGAGGGATGAACTGATAATCGCGACCAAAGTGGGGCTTGAGTGGGAGAGGGGAGGAATATTCAGAAACTCCCTGCCGCAGAGAATACGCAAGGAGGTTGACGATTCCCTCAGAAGGCTTCGCACCGATCGGATAGATCTTTATCAGATTCACTGGCCCGACCCGCTTGCGCCCATTGAGGAAACCGCGGGGGCAATGGCGGAACTTCTTGAAAGCGGAAAGATAAGGGCTGTCGGAGTAAGCAACTACTCGGTTGAGCAGATGGAGGTTTTTCGTTCTGTGTGCTCGCTTAACTCAAGCCAGCCTCCCTACAATCTTTTTGAGAGAGGAATTGAGGACGACGTGCTTCCCTGGTGTGAGGAGCAGGGGGTTACAATGCTTCTCTACGGAGCTTTGTGCAGGGGACTTCTGGGAGGGAAACTAAAAACTGACTCGGAGTTCCCAGGGGATGACCTGAGAAATTTTGATCCCAAGTTTCGAAGACCTGTCTATGATAATTATCTTGGCGCGGTCGAAAAACTGGGGGAACTTGCCTCCGAGCGTTTTGGAAAAAACGTGCTTGAACTCTCCGTCAGGTGGGTTCTCGACAAATGCGGAAACGATATTACGCTTTGGGGAGCTAGGCGCCCCGGCCAGCTAGATGATATTGCGGGCACTGTCGGATGGATGATAGACGACGATTCAATGAATGAAATAGACGCGATACTTGATGCTTTCGTCCCCAATCCCATAGGTCCCGAATTCATGGCTCCTGGTCCTAGGCCCTTTTAGTTTTACGAGAAGCTCTTTATGTCTTCGAGACGGATTTCCGAAATGCTTTTTCTGAAAATATCGGCCTGAGGGTAATCCTCTGGGGCTATTCTCGGGTCGGGTACCGCGATACAGTGCATGCCGGCTTCCTTGGCCGACACTATACCGTTTATGGAATCTTCAATCGCGACGCATTCTCCCGGGCTGACCCCAAGACGTCCTGCGGTTTCAAGGTATATGTCGGGGTGAGGTTTTCCCCTTTCCACGCAGTCTCCGGAAACTTTTATCCCGAAAGTGTCCGAAAGAGAGAATTTCTTAAGAACGAACTCTATCACTTTCATGGGTGAGCCTGAGGCCAGAGCCGTTTTTATATATTTTTCACCGCTTAGGGTTTTAAGGAGTTCGGGAACCCCGTCAACAAGCCTAAGGTCTTTTTCATAGAGTTCGAGAAGGATTTCAAGGCGGGCATTGAGAATTTCCTCGGGGGATTCATCGAGGCCGAAAGTTTCTTTGAGAAGCTTTACAGAATCTCTCTGGCTAAGCCCCATTATTTTCTTTCTGTATTCCTTTCTGTAGCTTTCGTCGCCTGCAAACCCCTTTTGCTTGAGCATAATAGACTCGCTTTTCTCCCACAGGGGTTCACTGTCTATTATGACTCCATCCATGTCAAATATGACTGCTTTTATCAATGGATCAGATAGAGGTCGGAACTCCTCCGTACGCAAGCTGGAAATTAAGTTGCCGGCAAGTTGAGGCGGTCTCGCAAAACGTCAGTTTTTCTTCCTAGAGCAGGTCTTTTATCTTATCTTCCAGGCTCTTCTTATAGGAATCGAGATCGATGTTGATTCTGGAAACGCCGGTTTCCATCGCGGCTTGAGCGACAGCGGCCGATTCCCATACCAGAACCCTGGGATCAAACGGCTTGGGGACTATATAGTCCGGACCGAACTCAAATTTCTGGTTTCCGTAGGCTTTAGCCACCTTTTCAGGCACTGGTTCCTTGGCAAGCGCCGCAAGGGAATACGCAGCCGCGACTTTCATTTCGTCGTTTATTTTCGTCGCCCTTACGTCAAGCGCTCCCCTGAAAATAAAGGGGAACCCCAGAACGTTGTTCACCTGGTTTGCGAAGTCAGACCGACCCGTGGCAGTTATCACGTCGCTTCTGGCCTCCTTTGCGTCAGCTGGAAGTATCTCGGGGTCGGGATTCGCCATGGCGAATATTATAGGATTTTTCGCCATGTTCTTAACGTCTTGCTGATTAATGGCTCCGCCGTTTGAGAGTCCGACAAACACATCGGCCCCAACCAGTGCATCCCCTATGGTTCTTTTGTCCGTATCGACAAGAAATCTCTCCTTCTGAGGGTTAAGCCCGGCGTTTCTTCCCTCGTAAATTACGCCCCTGCTGT encodes the following:
- a CDS encoding aldo/keto reductase, with amino-acid sequence MEFVEIAGTEISSSRIGLGTWAMGGWLWGGSDRKECVRTIYEAFDNGVNLIDTAPIYGFGVSEEIVGEAVSQSGMRDELIIATKVGLEWERGGIFRNSLPQRIRKEVDDSLRRLRTDRIDLYQIHWPDPLAPIEETAGAMAELLESGKIRAVGVSNYSVEQMEVFRSVCSLNSSQPPYNLFERGIEDDVLPWCEEQGVTMLLYGALCRGLLGGKLKTDSEFPGDDLRNFDPKFRRPVYDNYLGAVEKLGELASERFGKNVLELSVRWVLDKCGNDITLWGARRPGQLDDIAGTVGWMIDDDSMNEIDAILDAFVPNPIGPEFMAPGPRPF
- a CDS encoding HAD family phosphatase, translating into MDGVIIDSEPLWEKSESIMLKQKGFAGDESYRKEYRKKIMGLSQRDSVKLLKETFGLDESPEEILNARLEILLELYEKDLRLVDGVPELLKTLSGEKYIKTALASGSPMKVIEFVLKKFSLSDTFGIKVSGDCVERGKPHPDIYLETAGRLGVSPGECVAIEDSINGIVSAKEAGMHCIAVPDPRIAPEDYPQADIFRKSISEIRLEDIKSFS